Proteins found in one Salmo salar unplaced genomic scaffold, Ssal_v3.1, whole genome shotgun sequence genomic segment:
- the LOC106573970 gene encoding uncharacterized protein gives MCGRFAFGLSLLQLVWGVCTAFEEIQVKTLKTGADLGTLTCLNQTSHDMTFVICKIDRVIRGGNECQVSLRFDKNVTNSTCDPRVTLQTENDRVFLHITNIQPSDEGNYTCDCVYNGGTHFLYLNISVNGSHDTNKLSFLRPFHFIIITAFAGFVAVAVLVGIIMRKCHLNGKTQQKAVYTFKEEEQQDIEPYCTFTRRDNGLYSTLQLTHSNP, from the exons ATGTGTGGAAGATTTGCATTCGGGCTTTCTCTGCTTCAGCTGGTGTGGGGTGTGTGCACAGCCTTTGAAG AGATTCAAGTGAAAACATTGAAAACAGGAGCAGATTTGGGCACTCTTACCTGTCTAAACCAAACCAGTCATGACATGACGTTTGTAATATGTAAGATAGATAGAGTGATACGTGGTGGGAATGAGTGTCAAGTGTCTCTTCGGTTTGACAAAAATGTTACAAACAGCACTTGTGACCCCAGAGTCACACTACAGACAGAGAATGACAGAGTGTTTCTACACATCACCAACATACAACCATCTGATGAAGGGAACTACACCTGTGATTGTGTATACAATGGAGGAACACATTTTTTGTATCTCAATATTTCTGTCAATG GTTCCCATGACACAAACAAACTTTCATTCTTACGTCCTTTCCATTTCATAATAATAACAGCCTTTGCAGGATTTGTAGCTGTCGCTGTCCTCGTTGGAATAATCATGAGGAAATGTCATCTCAA CGGGAAAACACAGCAGAAAGCAGTGTACACCTTTAAAGAG GAGGAGCAACAGGACATTGAACCCTACTGCACGTTCACAAGGAGAGACAATGGGCTTTACTCAACTCTGCAGCTGACACattctaacccctga